The DNA sequence AGGCGCTCGCCATCATCCAGGGCCCCGATGACTACATCTCGCCGTCGTGGTATCCCGCCAAAGCAGAGCATGGCCGCGTGGTTCCCACCTGGAACTACAGCACCGCACACGTCTACGGCGAGCTGGTGGTCCATGACGACGCCGGCTGGCTGGCACGCCATGTCCGCCACCTGACCGGCCTGCACGAGGGCGGCCGGCCGGATCCGTGGGCAGTGGACGACGCCCCGGAGAAATTCATCGCCGGGCAGTTGCGCGCGATTGTGGGCGTGGAACTGGTGATCACCAGGATCGAGGCGAAGGAGAAACTCAGCCAGAACCGCTCCGATGCCGACGCCGCAGGGGTGGCGGCGGGACTCCGGGCCATCGGGCGGGAAGCCGGAGCGGCCGCCGTCGAACGCGTCCGCCCCTGACTCCCGGGAAACCGGCGGGCGCTAGGCCGTCCGTTCCAGGAGCACCATCACCTCGTAGTGCGTGGTCTGC is a window from the Arthrobacter sp. NicSoilC5 genome containing:
- a CDS encoding FMN-binding negative transcriptional regulator: MYIPAHFAAQPGAIRNLLAHAGAANLVTMTDDGLLATLLPVAFNPAVGEHGALQAHMARNNPQWSSTPTAEALAIIQGPDDYISPSWYPAKAEHGRVVPTWNYSTAHVYGELVVHDDAGWLARHVRHLTGLHEGGRPDPWAVDDAPEKFIAGQLRAIVGVELVITRIEAKEKLSQNRSDADAAGVAAGLRAIGREAGAAAVERVRP